A window from Vicinamibacterales bacterium encodes these proteins:
- the lpxD gene encoding UDP-3-O-(3-hydroxymyristoyl)glucosamine N-acyltransferase encodes MKLSEIASRLECRLDGDGDVEIRRIAALEEAGPGDLTFFVNPKYAAHVRGTRASAVILADRADASPPPGVALLRTANPYLAFARAAEMFAPPPAIPPGVHRLASIDPSAIVAPDAAIGAFVTVGARARIGARTMLFPHVTIGDAAVIGDDCLLHARVSIRERVVLGDRVVVQDGAVIGSDGFGFARTEQGAHHKIPQTGGVVVEDDVEIGANTTIDRPAVGETRIGAGTKIDNLVQVAHGVKLGKQVLLAAQVGIAGSTRIDDRVTLAGQVGVAGHLTIGAGVTATAQTGIPNSVEPGKLISGYPAIDNRDWLKSSAVFRRLPELKKAVADLQRRLDALEERLGE; translated from the coding sequence TTGAAGCTCAGCGAGATCGCGTCGCGGCTCGAATGCCGGCTCGACGGCGATGGTGACGTCGAGATCCGCCGCATTGCCGCCCTCGAGGAGGCCGGGCCGGGGGATCTGACGTTCTTCGTCAATCCGAAGTACGCGGCGCACGTCCGCGGGACCCGGGCGTCCGCGGTGATTCTGGCGGATCGCGCCGACGCGTCGCCGCCGCCGGGCGTCGCGCTGCTGCGGACCGCGAACCCGTATCTGGCGTTCGCGCGCGCCGCGGAGATGTTCGCGCCGCCGCCGGCGATTCCTCCAGGCGTGCACCGGCTCGCCAGCATCGATCCGAGCGCGATCGTCGCGCCGGACGCGGCGATCGGCGCGTTCGTCACCGTCGGCGCGCGCGCCCGCATCGGCGCGCGCACCATGCTGTTTCCTCACGTCACCATCGGCGACGCGGCGGTGATTGGCGACGACTGCCTGCTGCACGCGCGCGTCTCGATTCGCGAGCGCGTCGTCCTCGGCGATCGCGTCGTCGTCCAGGATGGCGCGGTCATCGGCAGCGACGGATTCGGGTTCGCCCGGACCGAACAGGGCGCGCATCACAAGATCCCGCAGACCGGCGGCGTGGTCGTGGAAGACGACGTCGAGATCGGCGCCAATACGACCATCGATCGGCCGGCGGTCGGCGAGACCCGCATCGGCGCGGGTACGAAAATCGACAACCTGGTCCAGGTGGCCCACGGCGTGAAGCTGGGGAAGCAGGTGCTGCTCGCGGCGCAGGTCGGCATCGCCGGCAGCACCAGGATCGACGATCGCGTCACGCTCGCCGGACAGGTCGGTGTCGCCGGGCATCTCACGATCGGCGCCGGCGTCACGGCGACCGCGCAGACCGGCATTCCCAACTCGGTCGAGCCCGGGAAGCTGATCTCCGGCTACCCGGCGATCGACAACCGCGACTGGCTGAAGTCCTCGGCGGTCTTCCGGCGGCTGCCGGAATTGAAGAAGGCCGTCGCCGATCTGCAGCGCCGTCTCGACGCGCTCGAAGAGCGTCTTGGCGAATAG
- a CDS encoding pitrilysin family protein: MSFPHRFRRVCAAAAAGLTILLAPASQAAVRPPKLDYTMTTLANGMKVVLLEDHSTPIVHLQMWYHVGSKNERPGRTGFAHLFEHMMFKGSKNVEPEGHPSYISSVGGQSNAFTNEDATVFWETVPAQYLPLVLWLEADRLAALRIDEAVFRTEREVVKEERRMRIENQPYGRLQEILAEHAFTAHPYKHPVIGSMKDLEAASIEDVREFFQTYYVPANATAVLVGDFDSKEALALVTQYLGRVPKSDRPVPRDIPREPKQIKERRVTVNEEWPLPAVIVAHHITHDGHPDSYPLHIASKILSDGQSSRIYRKLVYEKGLALAAFGGGNIIEDPNLFFAVAIVQPGKTTDETASALIAELDRLRDEPISANELQQAKNQFARDYILGRESVQSKADQLGHAAVIHDDIKTADGEFDIFLGLTAADVQRVARTYFTPENRIVLTILPKGSNGGRR, encoded by the coding sequence ATGTCTTTTCCGCACCGTTTCAGGCGCGTGTGCGCAGCCGCTGCGGCTGGGCTGACCATCCTGCTCGCGCCCGCCAGCCAGGCGGCCGTCCGGCCGCCGAAGCTCGATTACACGATGACGACGCTGGCCAATGGCATGAAGGTGGTGCTGCTGGAAGACCACTCGACGCCGATCGTGCACCTGCAGATGTGGTACCACGTCGGTTCGAAGAACGAGCGCCCCGGCCGGACCGGCTTCGCGCACCTGTTCGAGCACATGATGTTCAAGGGCTCCAAGAACGTCGAGCCCGAGGGGCATCCTTCGTACATCTCGAGCGTGGGCGGGCAGAGCAACGCCTTCACCAACGAGGACGCGACGGTGTTCTGGGAGACCGTGCCGGCGCAATACCTCCCCCTCGTCCTCTGGCTGGAGGCGGATCGGCTGGCGGCGCTGCGCATCGACGAGGCGGTGTTCAGGACCGAGCGCGAAGTGGTGAAGGAAGAGCGGCGGATGCGCATCGAGAACCAGCCCTACGGCCGGCTGCAGGAGATCCTCGCGGAGCACGCGTTCACCGCGCACCCGTACAAGCATCCGGTGATCGGCAGCATGAAGGATCTCGAAGCGGCGTCGATCGAGGACGTGCGCGAGTTCTTCCAGACCTACTACGTGCCGGCGAACGCCACCGCCGTCCTGGTCGGAGACTTCGACTCGAAGGAGGCGCTGGCGCTCGTCACGCAGTACCTCGGCCGGGTGCCGAAGTCCGACAGGCCCGTGCCCCGCGACATTCCCCGGGAACCGAAGCAGATCAAGGAGCGCCGCGTCACCGTCAACGAGGAATGGCCGCTGCCCGCCGTGATCGTGGCGCATCACATCACGCATGACGGGCATCCGGATTCCTATCCGCTGCACATCGCGTCGAAGATTCTCTCGGACGGGCAGAGCTCGCGCATTTACCGCAAGCTGGTATACGAGAAGGGGCTCGCGCTGGCCGCGTTCGGCGGCGGCAACATCATCGAGGATCCGAACCTGTTCTTCGCGGTCGCCATCGTGCAGCCGGGGAAGACGACCGACGAGACGGCCAGCGCGCTGATCGCCGAGCTCGATCGGCTGCGCGACGAGCCGATCTCGGCGAACGAACTCCAGCAGGCGAAGAACCAGTTCGCACGCGATTACATCCTCGGGCGCGAGTCGGTGCAGAGCAAGGCGGACCAGCTCGGGCACGCGGCGGTGATTCACGACGACATCAAGACCGCGGACGGAGAGTTCGACATCTTCCTCGGACTGACGGCCGCGGACGTGCAGCGCGTGGCGCGGACCTACTTCACCCCCGAGAACCGGATCGTGCTGACGATCCTGCCGAAGGGGTCGAACGGAGGCCGGCGGTGA
- a CDS encoding pitrilysin family protein has product MRAGAALVASLLALSPSTAPAQTRSWPSERPPRPIAAREVKFPPYAVKTLANGLQVIAVSHHEQPAVSVRLIVRAGAAQDPADKPGVAFLAATLLDQGTTTKTAEQIANAIDSIGGAMGTGAGTDLSFINAVVMKDSLNFALDMVADVAQRPAFAPEEIERQRQQSLSGMQVSYEDPEFLANAVFDRLVYGFHPYGRPQSGTPQSIAALTREDLLAFHRKWFGANNAILAIVGDVTAEEAFAGAERAFGKWVKAETEVVKSVAPPPPTRRLVIIDRPGAVQTEIRAGNLAIPRKHDDFMALDLASKVLGGEGANRLFRVLRTERGLTYGASADFNALKQSGDLVAQTNTRSETTGQTLRLIVDEIWKIQRDRVGERELEGAQEYLTGSFPLTIETPSQIALQVLNAVFFGLDMNDLQTYRERVTAVRVEDVQRVARAYLHPDRLTIVLVGDAAAITRQLPGVGFDTFEVIPLADLDLVSPDLRRKAAAAGGKAPASDRGGLLQVSHVGNQADAARLLLNKAVAAKGGLQKLKAVKTVRVEGTMTYATAAKPLTFNFLNFIEYPGRFRVDADTPAGRVTQVFADGKYWVHDSQRGAEELDAGESGPIRAAVERDVVRVLIGAAEGTLIVREVDAEDPQWGAIEISGGGMAPLVVSINRTNGLIEKSRYDSGADGRSEEVYSDYRNVSGIQVPFHTVVRRGRLSPIERDIKTIRFNVPLAPALFHRPG; this is encoded by the coding sequence GTGAGGGCGGGCGCCGCGCTCGTCGCCTCGCTCCTCGCGCTCAGCCCGTCGACCGCCCCGGCACAGACCCGCAGCTGGCCTTCGGAGCGTCCACCACGCCCGATTGCGGCGCGGGAGGTGAAGTTCCCGCCGTACGCGGTGAAGACGCTCGCCAACGGGCTGCAGGTCATCGCCGTGTCGCATCACGAGCAGCCGGCCGTCAGCGTCCGGCTGATCGTCCGCGCCGGCGCGGCGCAGGATCCGGCGGACAAGCCGGGCGTGGCGTTTCTCGCGGCCACGCTGCTCGACCAGGGGACGACGACGAAGACGGCGGAGCAGATCGCCAATGCGATCGATTCGATCGGCGGCGCCATGGGGACCGGGGCCGGCACCGATCTCAGCTTCATCAACGCGGTGGTGATGAAGGACAGCCTGAACTTCGCGCTCGACATGGTCGCCGACGTCGCGCAGCGGCCGGCGTTCGCGCCGGAGGAGATCGAGCGCCAGCGGCAGCAGTCGTTGTCGGGGATGCAGGTCAGCTACGAGGATCCCGAATTCCTCGCCAACGCCGTGTTCGACCGCCTGGTCTACGGCTTTCATCCCTACGGACGGCCGCAGTCGGGCACGCCGCAGAGCATTGCCGCGCTGACGCGCGAGGATCTGCTGGCCTTTCACCGGAAATGGTTCGGCGCCAACAACGCCATCCTGGCCATCGTCGGCGACGTGACCGCCGAGGAGGCGTTCGCCGGCGCCGAACGCGCGTTCGGCAAGTGGGTGAAGGCCGAGACCGAGGTGGTGAAGAGCGTCGCGCCGCCGCCGCCGACCCGCCGGCTCGTGATCATCGACCGGCCCGGGGCGGTGCAGACCGAGATCCGCGCCGGCAACCTCGCGATTCCGCGCAAGCACGACGACTTCATGGCGCTCGACCTCGCCTCCAAGGTGCTCGGCGGAGAAGGGGCGAACCGGCTCTTCCGCGTGCTGCGCACCGAGCGCGGGCTGACCTATGGCGCGTCCGCCGACTTCAACGCGTTGAAGCAGTCGGGCGACCTGGTGGCGCAGACCAACACCAGGTCGGAGACCACCGGCCAGACGCTGCGCCTGATCGTGGACGAGATCTGGAAGATTCAGCGCGACCGCGTCGGCGAGCGCGAGCTGGAAGGGGCGCAGGAGTATCTCACCGGTTCCTTCCCGCTCACCATCGAGACGCCCAGCCAGATCGCGCTGCAGGTGCTCAACGCGGTGTTCTTCGGACTGGACATGAACGACCTGCAGACCTACCGCGAGCGGGTTACCGCGGTGCGCGTGGAGGACGTCCAGCGCGTCGCGCGTGCCTACCTGCATCCCGACCGGCTGACGATCGTGCTGGTCGGCGACGCGGCGGCGATCACCAGGCAGCTTCCCGGCGTCGGCTTCGACACGTTCGAGGTCATTCCGCTCGCCGACCTGGATCTGGTGTCGCCCGACTTGCGCCGGAAGGCTGCGGCCGCCGGCGGGAAGGCGCCTGCGTCCGATCGAGGAGGCCTGCTGCAGGTCAGTCACGTCGGCAATCAGGCGGACGCCGCCAGGTTGCTGCTGAACAAAGCGGTGGCCGCCAAGGGCGGCCTGCAGAAGCTGAAGGCCGTCAAGACCGTCCGGGTCGAAGGCACGATGACCTACGCGACGGCGGCAAAGCCGTTGACCTTCAACTTCCTCAATTTCATCGAGTACCCGGGGCGCTTCCGCGTCGACGCCGACACCCCGGCGGGGCGGGTGACGCAGGTGTTTGCCGACGGCAAGTACTGGGTTCACGATTCGCAGCGCGGCGCCGAGGAGCTCGACGCGGGCGAGAGCGGACCGATCCGCGCGGCGGTCGAGCGTGACGTCGTCCGGGTGCTGATCGGCGCCGCGGAAGGGACGCTCATCGTCCGTGAAGTCGACGCCGAGGACCCGCAGTGGGGCGCGATCGAGATCAGCGGCGGCGGGATGGCGCCGCTGGTCGTGTCGATCAACCGCACCAACGGGTTGATCGAGAAGTCCCGCTACGACTCTGGCGCGGACGGCCGGAGCGAAGAGGTGTACAGCGACTACCGGAACGTCAGCGGCATCCAGGTGCCGTTCCACACGGTCGTGCGCCGCGGCCGCCTCTCGCCGATCGAGCGCGACATCAAGACCATCCGCTTCAACGTGCCGCTGGCGCCGGCGCTGTTTCACCGACCGGGCTAG
- the lpxB gene encoding lipid-A-disaccharide synthase, whose protein sequence is MPDRLRVMISCGEPSGDLYAGALASEILALEPGAVITGFGSERLRAAGASLIRDFRGLSVTGLTEALRVIPRSWQNYRALVGAAEADPPDVFVPIDFPDFNFFVARALHKRGIPVVYYISPQLWAWRRGRLKTMKRVADRVLVIFPFEKPFYDAAGVPATFVGHPLLELTGPAVAREAFLGAHGLDPARPVVALLPGSRRNELRAILPDMTRAAALVNARLPGVQFVIARAPHLDDDLFEPLSDLIGVESAIVEGQTDAVLASADVAIVASGTVTVQAALHGCPMVVVYRVGPLTYTLGKPLVHVDTYAMVNLIAGRRVVPELIQDAFTPQAVASEALRVLTDPAHAAKVKADLAAVRARLGSAGASRRAAEAVIEAARAGAAARRQ, encoded by the coding sequence GTGCCCGATCGCCTGCGCGTGATGATCTCGTGCGGCGAGCCCTCCGGCGATCTGTACGCCGGCGCGCTCGCGTCCGAGATTCTCGCCCTGGAGCCCGGCGCGGTCATCACCGGATTCGGCAGCGAGCGTCTCCGCGCCGCCGGCGCGTCGCTCATCCGCGACTTCCGCGGGCTGTCGGTGACCGGCCTGACCGAGGCGCTCCGCGTGATCCCGCGGTCGTGGCAGAACTACCGCGCGCTGGTCGGCGCCGCCGAGGCGGATCCGCCGGACGTCTTCGTGCCGATCGATTTCCCGGACTTCAACTTCTTCGTCGCGCGGGCGCTGCACAAGCGGGGCATTCCGGTGGTGTACTACATCAGCCCGCAGCTCTGGGCGTGGCGGCGCGGCCGGCTGAAGACGATGAAGCGCGTCGCCGACCGCGTGCTGGTGATCTTTCCCTTCGAGAAGCCGTTCTACGACGCCGCCGGCGTCCCCGCGACTTTCGTCGGTCACCCGCTGCTCGAGCTGACCGGACCTGCGGTCGCGCGCGAGGCGTTTCTGGGCGCGCACGGGCTCGATCCGGCGCGGCCGGTCGTCGCCCTGCTGCCCGGCAGCCGCCGCAACGAACTGCGCGCCATCCTGCCCGACATGACGCGGGCGGCGGCACTCGTGAACGCCAGGCTGCCCGGCGTCCAGTTCGTCATCGCCCGCGCGCCGCACCTGGACGACGATCTGTTCGAGCCGTTGAGCGATCTGATCGGCGTGGAGTCGGCGATTGTCGAAGGGCAGACCGATGCGGTGCTGGCCAGCGCCGACGTCGCGATCGTGGCGTCGGGGACGGTGACGGTGCAGGCGGCGCTCCACGGCTGCCCGATGGTGGTGGTGTATCGCGTCGGACCCCTGACGTATACGCTCGGGAAGCCGCTGGTGCACGTCGACACGTATGCGATGGTGAATCTCATCGCGGGCAGGCGCGTCGTACCCGAGCTGATCCAGGACGCGTTCACCCCGCAAGCGGTAGCATCCGAGGCGCTGCGCGTCCTCACGGATCCGGCGCATGCCGCGAAGGTGAAGGCGGATCTCGCGGCGGTGCGCGCCAGGCTCGGATCCGCGGGTGCGAGCCGCCGGGCGGCGGAAGCGGTCATCGAGGCGGCCAGGGCCGGCGCCGCGGCCCGCCGTCAATGA
- a CDS encoding matrixin family metalloprotease produces MTRRPAALLIAVALAVAAFSTDALAYLKLGVRQGGRLITLKFNTLPVRYFVTNRDVPGVTAAQLRDAAGRAFAAWAAVPNVRLSSEFVGFTGAAPLTGDSANVLGFTARPDLDRVLGSTSFTVDSVSGEIVESDIFFNSLFAWSAASGGEPGRQDIESIVLHEVGHMLGLGHSMLGETELIGTGRRVISAEAVMFPIAFSAGVVNRAPRADDMAGIADIYGTDVFRTSAGSIAGRVTKNGTGVLGAHVVAFSPATGKLVGGFSLSQDGSFVIGALEAGTYVLRAEPLDDGDVTSFLESSLTVDADFKPAFYERLVTVPRGGTSRSVEIKVVAK; encoded by the coding sequence ATGACCCGCCGTCCCGCCGCACTCCTGATCGCCGTCGCGCTGGCGGTCGCCGCCTTTTCGACCGATGCCCTCGCGTATCTGAAGCTCGGCGTCCGGCAGGGCGGGCGGCTCATCACCCTGAAGTTCAACACGCTGCCGGTCCGCTACTTCGTGACCAACCGCGACGTGCCCGGCGTGACCGCGGCGCAGCTGCGCGACGCCGCCGGACGCGCGTTCGCGGCGTGGGCGGCGGTGCCGAACGTGCGGCTCTCGTCGGAGTTCGTCGGGTTCACCGGCGCGGCCCCGCTCACCGGCGACAGCGCCAACGTGCTCGGGTTCACCGCCCGCCCCGACCTCGATCGCGTGCTCGGCTCGACGTCGTTCACGGTCGATTCGGTGAGCGGCGAGATCGTCGAGTCCGACATCTTCTTCAACTCGCTGTTCGCCTGGTCGGCGGCGAGCGGCGGCGAGCCCGGCCGGCAGGACATCGAGTCGATCGTGCTGCACGAGGTCGGCCACATGCTCGGCCTCGGCCATTCGATGCTCGGCGAAACCGAGTTGATCGGCACCGGCCGGCGCGTCATCTCGGCCGAAGCGGTGATGTTCCCGATTGCCTTCTCGGCCGGCGTCGTCAACCGCGCGCCGAGAGCCGACGACATGGCCGGCATCGCCGACATCTATGGCACGGACGTGTTCCGCACGTCGGCCGGCAGCATCGCCGGCCGCGTGACGAAGAACGGCACCGGCGTGCTCGGCGCGCACGTGGTCGCCTTCAGTCCCGCGACCGGCAAGCTGGTCGGCGGCTTCTCGCTCTCGCAGGACGGGTCGTTCGTCATCGGCGCGCTTGAAGCGGGGACGTACGTGCTCCGGGCGGAACCGCTGGACGATGGCGACGTGACGAGCTTTCTCGAATCGTCGCTGACGGTGGACGCCGATTTCAAGCCGGCGTTCTACGAGCGCCTGGTCACCGTGCCGCGC